TTTAATGTATTGCGATCACTACTTATTAGCGTTAGGCGAGTGATATTAGCCTTGCATGCGTTAACCTTACGGTGACGTATAAACCACTTGTTGAGTGAGTTAAACGGTATCTGGTGCGCAGCAACCAGATGTCGGTGTCCGTCTTATCACGAATCCTTGGCTAGGGGGCAAGCGCAAATCTGACACGTATTGAATATAGAGGTTGGCATAACTTCGTGAGTCACACCAAAAATAACCTCTGCCAATAGGGGTTCAGCGGTATACTTGCACCTTTAATTAGCCAGAATTAGCTGTGTAATGGTGACTACCGGTAAAAAAATCAAAGAGCGGGGCAGCCGAGCTTCAAAAGAAAAGCCCACTACTGAACGTAGTATACGCAATGTTCCTGCTCCCCGTAAAGAAAACCTCGAAGTGGTTCGGGTAAAGATCGATGAAGACGAAGCAGGACAACGCTTAGACAACTTTTTGATGAAGCGCCTGAAAGGGGTGCCGAAATCTCGCATCTATCGCATCATTCGCGGCGGAGAGGTGCGCGTGAATGGAAAACGAGCGGAAGTGAGTGATCATATTCAAAAAGGGGATGAGATTCGAATTCCGCCCGTTCGTGTGGCGGAAAAACCTGCTTCACAAACAGATACCTCGACTATTCAGACGGTTGAGTTCGAGGTGCTATTTGAAGATGAAGCATTATTAGTGATTAATAAACCATCTGGTGTCGCGGTGCATGGCGGCAGTGGTATTTCACGAGGGGTGATTGAGCAATTACGCATTCAACGCCCAAAAGCGAAGTTTTTAGAGCTAGTACATCGCTTAGATCGAGAAACCTCGGGTGTGTTATTGGTGGCCAAAAAGCGGGCTGCGTTAGTCAAGCTTCACGAAATGATGCGTGCCAATCAAACTGATAAGCGTTACTTTGCGCTTGCCATTGGTGCGTGGACAAAGCAAAGCTTACATGTGAAAGCGCCATTGCATAAATTCTTGCTCCCAGATGGCGAGCGCCGCGTTCGCGTAGAGTCTGGTGGGCTGGCTTCACATACTATTTTCCGTTTACAGAAAAAATGGAAAGACTTCGCTTTATTGGAAGCAGAACTTAAAACGGGCCGTACTCACCAAATTCGTGTTCATTTGCAGCACGAAGGTCATCCAATTGCAGGGGATGATAAATATGGTGACTTTGCTCTCAATAAGCAATTGCAAAAGCAAGGTCTAAAACGCATGTTCCTTCATGCATGGCAAATGAAGTTGGCGCATCCTATCTCTGGTGAGCCACTGGTTTTGCAGGCCAAAATGCCGCCAGATCTACAGAAATTTATTGATCAGTTGCCAAAGAACGAAGGTTAAGAGCATGGCAAAATCACGCGCATATGATTTAGTGGTGTTTGACTGGGATGGCACGTTGATGGATTCGACAGCCAATATCGTGAATGCGCTTCAGTACGCATTTACAGAAATTGGCTTGCCCATTCCTTCTCGTGAAGATTGTGCGTATGTGATTGGTTTAAGCTTGCAAGATGCCATGAAGTACCTTGCTCCAACGATGAATGAATCTGACTACCAAGAAATCGTATTGAAGTACCGAGAGCACTATTTTGAGAATGCAAACCAAATGGTGCTCTATGACGGGGCAACTCAATTATTAGAGAAACTTGAAGCATCTGGTCATTTTTTGGCAGTAGCGACAGGAAAGTCCCGTTTAGGTCTAAATGATGCATTGAAAGCAACCGGTTTAGAGGGGGTTTTTCACACAACTAGATGTGCTGATGAGAGTTTTTCGAAACCAAATCCTGCGATGCTCTTCGAGGTGATGGATAGGGTGGGGATGACCGTTGAGCAAACGATCATGATTGGTGATACAACGCATGACTTGCAAATGGCTAAGTCGGCAGGTACGCATGCCATCGGTTTGACGCACGGCGCCCATGCGAAAGAGGCGCTAAGTAAGCTTCCCAATCGTGCAATTCTGAATAACTTGCATGAGCTTCTTGAGTGGTTTGAGGCTTAAAGAGTCAATTGCCAGTGGGGACGTTTGTGAGCGATTTACCTAAGAAGTATCTTATTTGCTCAGTCTCTGAGTTAATAGAAAAAGGATTAGCCTTTCGCTTTCAGGTTGAGCTGGATGGAAAAAGAAAGCCTGCCTTCATTCTGAAATATGAATCTCAGTATTTTGCGTATCTGAACGAATGTGCTCACATCCCCGTCGAAATGGACTGGCAACCGGGGGATTTCCTCGATATTGATAAAACCACCATCCTTTGTGCGATGCATGGCGCGGCCTACCTACCTGATACCGGCTTGTGTGTTCGAGGTCCATGTAAGGGGGCTAGGTTAAAAAAAATCCCGATCTATGAACAAGAAATGCAACTAGTGACGGATTTACCAGTCTTTCCTGACGAATAGCAGTTGTTGAGTGTTAATACGCTCATTTGAGCGTGGTTGACGACAATCGCCTAATGAATATAACAAAAGGGTTTTCTACACATGTCTGATTCATCTAATCAAACACCAAATACCGAACCAAACTGGGAGAGGAAGGTATTGGAAGGTTTAGTGAAAGATGTATTAAAAGAGCAACGGGTAAAACGCCGTTGGGGCATCTTTTTTAAATTGGTTTGGTTAGGCATTATCGGTCTTTCTATTCTGTTGATGATTGGGTTGTTTAGTGCGAACGAAGCGCCGGAAACCACTCGTCCGCATACGGCATTAATTCGGTTAGATGGTGTGATTGCTGCAAATGAAGAGGCGAATGCAGAAGCAATTATCAAGTCTCTACAAAAAGCCTTTGCCGCACCAAATACCAAAGGGGTTATTTTAAAAATTAACAGTCCTGGTGGTAGCCCTGTTCAAGCAGGGATGATTCATGATGAGATTTTGAGGCTCAGAAAGCTCAACCCAAGCATTCCTTTGTATGCTGTAGTGGAAGATATGTGTGCTTCCGGTGGTTACTATGTGGCAGTTGCTGCAGATAAAATTTATGTGGATAAAGCAAGCTTAGTCGGTTCAATTGGTGTTTTGATGGATGGTTTTGGCTTTACTGGGACGATGGAAAAACTAGGTGTTGAACGCAGACTAATCACGGCAGGTGAGAATAAAGGGTTTATGGATCCATTCTCCCCGTTGAATGATGCGCAACAAGGCTACGCGAAGCAAATGTTAGCCCAGATTCACCAACAGTTTATTGATGTGGTCAAAGAGGGTAGGGGAAATCGCCTAAAAGAAGATCCTCTCTTGTTTAGTGGCCTAGTCTGGAATGGTGCAAAAAGTATTGAGATGGGGTTGGCTGATGAATTGGGTTCTGTTGGTTCCGTCTCTAGAAATGTATTAAAAGCGGAATTCATTGTGGACTATAGTCCTAGAGACTCATTTGCTGCGCGATTGGCTAAACAAGCGGGCGTCCGTTTTGGTCAAGGTGTGGGAAGTTTGGCAACCCAGCAAACTTTACAATAAGGGTATTTGCATTCATTGCTAGTTTGTTCTAAGATCATATTACCGAGTAACCACCTTTGATAAGGAGGCAATCATGAGCACAATTACCGGAAGTGCTGGCAGTGTTCAGACTGCAGCCCAGATTTATGCCTTTAAACAAGCTGAGGCCGCGTCTGCTAATCAGGTAGGTACTTTGCTAGAAAACTTACCAGAAGTATCTGGTTCTGTTTCTCAGCAACAAGCACAAGCACCTAGTGAACCTACATCAGTGACTAATAACCCTGATAACTTGGGTCAAACCATTGATATCCGTGTTTAACC
The genomic region above belongs to Leeia speluncae and contains:
- the rluC gene encoding 23S rRNA pseudouridine(955/2504/2580) synthase RluC; the encoded protein is MVTTGKKIKERGSRASKEKPTTERSIRNVPAPRKENLEVVRVKIDEDEAGQRLDNFLMKRLKGVPKSRIYRIIRGGEVRVNGKRAEVSDHIQKGDEIRIPPVRVAEKPASQTDTSTIQTVEFEVLFEDEALLVINKPSGVAVHGGSGISRGVIEQLRIQRPKAKFLELVHRLDRETSGVLLVAKKRAALVKLHEMMRANQTDKRYFALAIGAWTKQSLHVKAPLHKFLLPDGERRVRVESGGLASHTIFRLQKKWKDFALLEAELKTGRTHQIRVHLQHEGHPIAGDDKYGDFALNKQLQKQGLKRMFLHAWQMKLAHPISGEPLVLQAKMPPDLQKFIDQLPKNEG
- a CDS encoding HAD-IIIA family hydrolase, whose product is MAKSRAYDLVVFDWDGTLMDSTANIVNALQYAFTEIGLPIPSREDCAYVIGLSLQDAMKYLAPTMNESDYQEIVLKYREHYFENANQMVLYDGATQLLEKLEASGHFLAVATGKSRLGLNDALKATGLEGVFHTTRCADESFSKPNPAMLFEVMDRVGMTVEQTIMIGDTTHDLQMAKSAGTHAIGLTHGAHAKEALSKLPNRAILNNLHELLEWFEA
- a CDS encoding Rieske (2Fe-2S) protein, translating into MSDLPKKYLICSVSELIEKGLAFRFQVELDGKRKPAFILKYESQYFAYLNECAHIPVEMDWQPGDFLDIDKTTILCAMHGAAYLPDTGLCVRGPCKGARLKKIPIYEQEMQLVTDLPVFPDE
- a CDS encoding S49 family peptidase, producing MSDSSNQTPNTEPNWERKVLEGLVKDVLKEQRVKRRWGIFFKLVWLGIIGLSILLMIGLFSANEAPETTRPHTALIRLDGVIAANEEANAEAIIKSLQKAFAAPNTKGVILKINSPGGSPVQAGMIHDEILRLRKLNPSIPLYAVVEDMCASGGYYVAVAADKIYVDKASLVGSIGVLMDGFGFTGTMEKLGVERRLITAGENKGFMDPFSPLNDAQQGYAKQMLAQIHQQFIDVVKEGRGNRLKEDPLLFSGLVWNGAKSIEMGLADELGSVGSVSRNVLKAEFIVDYSPRDSFAARLAKQAGVRFGQGVGSLATQQTLQ